The following are encoded together in the Juglans microcarpa x Juglans regia isolate MS1-56 chromosome 2D, Jm3101_v1.0, whole genome shotgun sequence genome:
- the LOC121249150 gene encoding ABC transporter I family member 19-like has translation MADKETSKPIVEEVENEDLNSIRVCGMQFAYEGEPPLFADFNLKIPPGSRCLLVGANGSGKTTLLKILAGKHMVGGRDVVRVLNNSAFHDTKLVCSGDLAYLGGSWSKTVGSAGEIPLQGDFSAEHMIFGVEGVDPDRRLNLIELLDIDLQWRMHKVSDGQRRRVQICMGLLHPFKVLLLDEVTVDLDVVARLDLLDFFKEECDQRGATIVYATHIFDGLETWATHLAYIQDGELRRVQKLSEVNELKNSANLLSVVESWLRAETKREKKKPTNPPAQIQKTSPFGSSPFMSSRHMAYYR, from the exons ATGGCGGATAAAGAAACTTCGAAGCCGATAGTAGAAGAAGTGGAAAATGAGGATTTGAACAGTATCAGAGTCTGCGGCATGCAGTTCGCGTATGAAGGGGAACCACCGCTTTTCGCCGACTTCAACCTTAAGATCCCCCCCGGATCTCGATGTCTTCTCGTTGGCGCTAACGGATCTG GGAAGACCACTTTGCTGAAGATTCTTGCTGGTAAGCACATGGTTGGAGGAAGAGATGTGGTGCGTGTGCTGAACAATTCGGCTTTTCATGACACTAAGTTGGTGTGTAGTGGTGACTTGGCATATTTGGGAGGATCTTGGAGTAAAACCGTTGGCTCCGCT GGTGAGATTCCACTTCAGGGTGATTTTTCTGCAGAACATATGATATTTGGAG TTGAAGGGGTTGACCCGGATAGGAGGCTCAATTTAATTGAGCTACTTGATATTGATCTGCAATGGCGAATGCATAAGGTATCTGATGGGCAGAGGCGTCGAGTCCAAATATGCATGGGTCTTCTTCACCCTTTCAAG GTCCTTTTGCTAGATGAGGTTACAGTGGATCTGGATGTTGTTGCTAGACTGGACTTACTCGACTTCTTCAAAGAAGAATGTGATCAG AGAGGAGCCACAATAGTATATGCAACCCATATTTTTGACGGTCTGGAGACATGGGCAACGCATTTAGCATACATTCAAGATGGCGAGTTGAGGAGGGTACAGAAGTTATCGGAGGTGAATGAGTTGAAGAATTCAGCCAATCTACTCTCTGTTGTAGAGTCTTGGCTCCGTGCTGAAACTAAGCGTGAGAAGAAGAAACCCACTAACCCTCCTGCCCAAATCCAGAAGACCTCACCTTTTGGTAGTTCTCCCTTTATGTCATCCAGGCATATGGCATACTACCGTTAA
- the LOC121249151 gene encoding LOW QUALITY PROTEIN: protein SCARECROW-like (The sequence of the model RefSeq protein was modified relative to this genomic sequence to represent the inferred CDS: inserted 1 base in 1 codon), whose protein sequence is MAACTLLDAGINGNNSDDTTDRSNIIFNGRSPLTSTASNKSINNIMFTGICEEQPQNRGLQHCQSNGKMMRKRMASEIDMEIQSTLITASTAGKNDYTRLSSRSSVATISNSTASSMSGGGSSFPPVTASDNYISPGENFSKPNPKQTNNYSTSLPSSMNLTTMTSSGEGLSCGFLSCVTPVTLSHDHDYNEETLSLHHQHQRHDYGHDHQTSAHHLNQTPAVCGFSGLPLFSPESRSVPNPSGTAFTAGSASMEDSSATAWIDGVIKDLIHSSNNVSIPQLIQNVREIIYPCNPNLAALLEYRLRFLTSTDPSQTAXERRKAVVQQQQQGLVQGSSERIKLNLLDSGNFSSPESMNQLYLHWGVAPLPSDSPDPAVDDHNHHQQQQACGSSILSLNQVHQVQEKRRQEEQENSSPGEIAAAPATSTACITTSAAILSREKKLEEMRQQKRDEEGLHLLTLLLQCAEAVSVDNFEEANKTLLEISELSTPFGTAAQRVAAYFSEAMSARLVSSCLGIYAALPHSHSYSQKLASAFQVFNGISPLVKFSHFTANQAIQEAFEGEERVHIIDLDIMQGLQWPGLFHILACRPGGPPYVRLTGLGTSMDALEATGKRLSDFAEKLGIPFEFIPVAEKVGNLDPERLNGSKREALAVHWLQHSLYDVTGSDSNTLWLLQRLAPKVVTVVEQDLSHAGSFLGRFVEAIHYYSALFDSLGASSYGEESEERHVVEQQLLSREIRNVLAVGGPSRSGEVKFHNWREKLQQCGFKGISLGGNAATQATLLLGMFPSDGYTLVEDNGTLKLGWKDLCLLTASAWRPPFSRYY, encoded by the exons ATGGCTGCTTGTACTTTGCTTGATGCTGGTATCAATGGCAATAACAGCGACGACACTACAGATCGTAGTAATATCATTTTCAATGGTAGAAGTCCCTTGACGAGTACTGCCTCCAATAAAAGCATTAATAATATCATGTTCACAGGCATCTGCGAGGAACAGCCTCAGAATCGCGGCCTTCAACATTGCCAGTCCAACGGAAAGATGATGAGAAAGAGGATGGCCTCTGAGATTGACATGGAGATTCAGTCGACCCTGATCACTGCAAGTACCGCCGGCAAAAATGATTATACGAGGTTGTCTAGCAGATCAAGTGTTGCCACAATTAGCAACAGTACTGCATCGTCGATGAGTGGTGGTGGCAGCTCTTTTCCACCCGTGACAGCTAGTGATAATTATATTTCTCCCGGAGAAAACTTTTCCAAACCAAATCCAAAACAGACCAACAACTACTCCACTTCGCTACCTTCGTCCATGAATTTGACCACCATGACGTCATCAGGCGAGGGCTTATCTTGTGGGTTTCTATCTTGTGTTACACCTGTGACCTTAAGTCATGATCACGATTATAACGAAGAGACCCTGTCACTTCATCATCAGCATCAGCGTCATGATTATGGTCATGATCATCAAACATCTGCTCATCACCTGAACCAGACCCCTGCTGTTTGTGGGTTTTCGGGCCTGCCCTTGTTTTCTCCCGAAAGCAGAAGTGTTCCTAATCCGAGTGGTACTGCTTTTACTGCCGGTTCAGCTTCCATGGAAGATAGCTCAGCCACAGCGTGGATCGACGGTGTCATAAAGGATCTAATCCATAGTTCCAACAACGTATCCATTCCACAGCTCATCCAGAACGTGAGAGAGATTATCTACCCTTGTAATCCCAACCTTGCCGCCCTCCTTGAGTATAGGCTCCGCTTCCTGACATCAACCGACCCATCCCAAACTG AGGAGAGGAGAAAGGCGGTGGTTCAGCAGCAACAGCAAGGGTTGGTGCAAGGATCTTCAGAGCGGATTAAGTTGAATCTTTTAGATTCTGGTAATTTCTCCTCTCCTGAGTCCATGAATCAATTATACTTGCACTGGGGAGTTGCACCACTGCCGAGTGATTCCCCTGATCCTGCCGTCGACGATCATAACCACCACCAGCAGCAGCAGGCATGCGGTTCTTCAATTCTTTCATTGAATCAAGTGCATCAAGTACAAGAGAAACGACGGCAAGAAGAGCAGGAAAACTCTTCCCCTGGAGAGATTGCAGCAGCGCCAGCGACTTCAACTGCTTGTATTACTACTAGCGCAGCAATCCTTTCGAGGGAGAAGAAATTAGAAGAGATGCGACAGCAGAAAAGGGACGAGGAAGGCTTACACCTCCTGACCTTACTCCTGCAATGCGCCGAAGCTGTTTCCGTTGATAATTTTGAGGAAGCGAACAAGACCCTACTAGAGATTTCCGAACTGTCGACACCCTTTGGTACGGCCGCACAGCGTGTGGCGGCATACTTCTCGGAGGCTATGTCCGCAAGACTAGTGAGCTCGTGCCTAGGAATATATGCAGCGCTGCCCCATAGCCATAGCTATAGCCAAAAGTTGGCTTCGGCCTTCCAAGTGTTCAACGGCATCAGCCCCCTCGTGAAGTTCTCGCATTTCACGGCAAATCAGGCCATACAAGAAGCATTCGAGGGAGAGGAGAGGGTTCACATCATAGATTTAGACATCATGCAAGGTCTCCAATGGCCTGGTCTCTTTCACATCCTGGCTTGTAGACCTGGGGGACCTCCTTATGTGCGCCTCACAGGCCTAGGGACCTCCATGGATGCTCTCGAGGCTACCGGCAAGCGCTTGTCTGACTTCGCCGAGAAACTGGGGATTCCTTTTGAGTTCATTCCGGTGGCGGAAAAGGTCGGGAACTTGGACCCGGAGAGGCTCAACGGCAGCAAGAGAGAGGCTCTTGCCGTCCACTGGTTGCAACATTCCCTTTATGATGTCACTGGTTCCGACAGCAATACGCTGTGGCTTTTGCAGAG GTTGGCACCAAAAGTGGTGACGGTGGTAGAGCAAGACCTGAGCCACGCAGGCTCGTTCTTGGGAAGGTTTGTGGAGGCAATACATTACTACTCAGCGCTGTTCGACTCGCTAGGGGCAAGCAGCTATGGGGAGGAGAGCGAGGAGAGGCATGTGGTAGAGCAGCAGCTGCTATCGAGGGAGATCCGAAACGTTTTGGCTGTTGGGGGGCCGTCGAGGAGTGGGGAGGTGAAGTTCCACAACTGGAGGGAGAAGCTGCAGCAGTGTGGATTCAAGGGGATATCTTTGGGTGGGAACGCAGCCACTCAGGCCACTTTGCTCCTGGGGATGTTCCCTTCTGATGGTTACACTTTGGTGGAGGACAATGGCACCCTCAAGCTTGGTTGGAAAGACCTTTGCTTGCTCACTGCCTCCGCCTGGAGACCACCCTTTTCCCGTTACtactga